From Rutidosis leptorrhynchoides isolate AG116_Rl617_1_P2 chromosome 3, CSIRO_AGI_Rlap_v1, whole genome shotgun sequence, a single genomic window includes:
- the LOC139898932 gene encoding phenylalanine--tRNA ligase beta subunit, cytoplasmic: MPTVSVGRDLLFQALGRTYTQEEFDELCFEFGIELDDVTTEKAIIRKEKHLKEDDEEIGADEEIIYKIDVPANRYDLLCLEGLVQSLRIFCGVDSVPNYKLANVSKESMVKMHVKPETSKIRPFVVCAVLRGITFNEARYNSFIDLQDKLHQNICRRRTLVAIGTHDLDTIEGPFTYEALPPADIEFKPLKQVESYRADKLMEFYKSDMKLKKYLHIIEDSPVFPVIYDKNRTVLSLPPIINGAHSAISLKTKNVFIECTATDLTKAKIVLNTMVTMFSVYCERKFEVEPVEVIYPDGKSYVLPDLSSYNMKVSLAYINGIAGLSLEADKVAGLLNKMQLHAEKSVSEDNNDCIFNVSVPPTRSDVLHACDVAEDVAIAYGFNKIPQRTPTSIKPLPLNQFSDLMRTEVALAGYTEVLTWILCSYKENFTMLNRKDDKSTAVTIGNPRSADFEVVRSSLMAGILKTAAHNKDHPKPIKIFEVGDITVLDESKDVGAINRRQLAALYCGATSGFELIHGLVDRIMEVTGTPFVSQGDKTGYYIERSYEPEFFPGRQARIIYKGKHIGTFGIVHPQVLENFDIPDPCSFVELNVESLL; this comes from the exons ATGCCTACCGTTAGTGTTGGAAGAGACCTTCTTTTCCAAGCCCTAGGACGCACTTACA CACAAGAGGAGTTCGATGAATTATGCTTTGAGTTTGGAATCGAGCTCGATGACGTG ACAACAGAGAAGGCGATAATAAGAAAGGAGAAACATcttaaagaagatgatgaagaaattggtgctgatgaagaaattatatataaaattgatgTCCCTGCCAATCG ATATGATCTGCTATGTCTTGAGGGACTTGTTCAGTCATTGCGTATCTTCTGTGGGGTTGATTCTGTACCTAACTACAAACTTGCTAATGTTAGTAAGGAATCTATGGTTAAAATGCATGTAAAACCAGAG ACGTCAAAGATACGTCCGTTTGTTGTTTGTGCTGTTTTGAGAGGTATTACTTTCAACGAGGCTAGATATAACAGCTTCATTGACCTTCAAGATAAGCTTCATCAGAATATATGCAG GCGAAGAACTTTGGTTGCTATTGGAACACATGACTTGGACACAATAGAAGGCCCATTCACATATGAG GCTCTTCCTCCAGCAGACATAGAGTTCAAACCATTAAAGCAG GTGGAGAGTTACAGAGCTGATAAGCTGATGGAGTTTTACAAG TCTGATATGAAACTGAAAAAGTACTTGCACATAATCGAGGACTCGCCTGTTTTCCCTGTTATATATGATAAAAACAG AACTGTATTGTCTTTGCCTCCAATAATTAATGGAGCACACTCGGCTATATCTTTGAAGACCAAAAACGTGTTCATCGAGTGCACAGCTACTGATTTGACCAAGGCCAAGATTGTCTTGAATACAATG GTGACTATGTTCTCTGTGTACTGTGAACGAAAGTTTGAGGTTGAGCCGGTTGAAGTGATATATCCCGACGGAAAATCTTATGTTTTACCAGATTTATCATCCTACAATATGAAGGTTTCTCTAGCGTACATAAATGGTATAGCCGGGCTTTCATTGGAGGCAGATAAG GTTGCTGGGTTACTGAACAAGATGCAATTACATGCGGAGAAATCTGTCTCGGAGGATAATAATGACTGCATTTTCAATGTATCTGTTCCCCCAACTCGAAGTGATGTCCTTCATGCATGTGATGTAGCTGAG GATGTGGCGATTGCTTACGGTTTTAATAAAATTCCTCAACGGACGCCGACATCTATAAAACCGTTGCCTTTAAATCAGTTCAGTGACCTTATGAGAACAGAG GTTGCGCTGGCTGGTTATACAGAGGTGTTAACATGGATCCTTTGTTCTTACAAAGAAAACTTCACCATGCTGAATCGTAAAGATGACAAATCAACTGCAGTTACAATTGGAAACCCTCGATCTGCAGATTTTGAG GTCGTTCGAAGCAGTCTTATGGCTGGGATATTAAAAACAGCTGCACACAATAAAGATCATCCGAAGCCTATCAAG ATATTTGAAGTAGGTGATATAACTGTATTGGATGAGTCAAAAGATGTTGGGGCCATAAATCGTCGCCAGCTGGCAGCTCTCTACTGTGGTGCTACTTCAGGTTTTGAG TTGATACATGGCCTGGTGGACAGAATTATGGAGGTTACAGGGACTCCTTTTGTCTCGCAAGGGGACAAAACTGGTTACTACATCGAGCGATCATAT GAGCCCGAGTTTTTCCCGGGAAGACAAGCTAGGATCATTTACAAAGGGAAACACATAGGAACTTTTGGCATTGTTCACCCGCAG GTGCTGGAAAACTTTGACATACCCGATCCATGTTCCTTTGTGGAGCTCAACGTTGAAAGCCTTCTATAA